In Gordonia sp. SL306, the genomic window GTACGCGTGCGACGGTCTCGGATCTCGCGTGGCTCCGGAGCCGGGGACTCGCCGACGCGCTGGTCGGTCGCGCACGGCGGGGGTGGCCGGTGATCGGGATCTGTGGCGGCTTCCAGATGCTCGGGCGCCACATCGACGATCCGGTGGAGTCGGGCGCCGGTCCGGTCGATGGCCTCGGGATTCTCGATCTGGACATCGGCTTCGAATCGGGCAAGGTGCTGCGGCAGGTGACCGGCAACAGCGACGGCAGGCCGATCAGTGGTTATGAGATCCACCACGGCCGCGTGCGGTCGTCGGGTGAGCGGCCGTGGATCGTGGATGCACAGAACGGTCCCGAGGGCGCAGTACGCGGGGCCGTGCGCGGGACGCACTGGCACGGGCTGCTCGCCTCCGACGCCTTTCGCCGTGATCTGCTGTGCACGGTGGCCGAGGAACGTGGTGTCACCGGCTTCGTCGCCGCCGCGGACACGGTCGTGAACGAGATCCGCGGCGCACAGGTCGACCTCATGGCCGATCTCGTCGGCGAGCACCTCGACCTCGCAGCGCTGGAGGCGATCATCGAGCACGGCCCGGACCCGCGATCTCCGGTGATCACTCATCGCCTCGAATGACCGGCGCCGAAGCCCGAGCCGGGCGATCTCGCCTATCCTGGGCCCGTGGACACGCAACAGCGCGCGGTGAGGGTCGGGGAATACACATTCGACGTCCGGATCGGCGGACCCGAGGACGGCAAATGGGTGCTGCTCCTGCACGGATTCCCGGTCAACAGTTCGTGCTTCGACGCGGTGGTCCCGCGGCTGCACGAGAGCGGACTGCGCACCATCGTCTTCGATCAGCGGGGCTACAGCCCGGGTGCCCGACCGGACGGTACGGATGCCTATCACCTGTCCAACCTCGTCGATGACGCCCTCGGCGTCCTCGATGAACTCGGAGTCCAGTACGCGATGGTGGTCGGGCACGATTGGGGAGGCATCGTCGCGTGGCATCTGGCAGCCAGGCATCTGGACCGGTTCACGAGTCTCGTCGCGGCGAGTACGGGTCATCCGTCGGCAATGCGCGACGCGCTGTCGTCGAGCGATCAGCGTGAGAAGTCCTCATACATCAAGGATTTCATCGCCGACGACGCCGAGGAGAAGCTTTTGGCGCGCAACGGCGTGCTGTTGCGCCGGGCGGGGGTCACCGCCGACGAGCTCAAGCCCCTCATGGAGCCGGGTGCGCTGACCGGACCGCTGAACTGGTACCGCGCGAACTTCACCGGGAACATCGCCGACACCCTGGCCTGCCCGGCCGTCGAGATCCCCACGACGATGGTGTGGGGCGACGGCGACACCGCGCTCGGGCGGGAACAGGCAGAGCTCAGCGGCCGCTACGCGTATTCCGATTACCGGTTCTGCGAACTGCCCGGCGTGGACCACTGGATTCCGCAGCACGCCGCCGCGGCGCTGGCGAGTGAGATCGCACTGCGATCCGCGATGTTCTGACGGCTGTTCTGACGCCGACGGTCAGCCGAAGCGTTCGGTGCGGACCCGCCCCGGCTCATGCCCGGCCGCGACCATCGCGGCCGCACACTGCTCGACGAAACCGTTGGGCCCGCAGATGAACACCGTCGGATCGTGGTCGGGCGACATCGTGATCTCGGCGAGTTCACCGCCGCCGAGCCGCCCGACCGGTCGCGGATCGTCGGCTGGGGCCTCCCGGGTGTAGGCGAGATGGACCGGCATCCGTCCCCGGTGCATCAGTTGTCGCAGTTCATCGGCGAACAGGAGGCGGTCCGGCGATCGCAACGAGTACACGAGTCCGAACGGCACCATCGGCGCAGTGACCTCTCGGCTGCGGATCATCGCCATCAGTGGCGCGAGTCCGGAGCCGCCCGCGATGAGCTGCACAGGGTGCGGGTCCTGGTCGTCCCAGGTGAACCAACCGCCGTGTGCACGTGTCACCTCGAGCGGCTCACCAACCTCGACCACGTCGACGAGATAGGGCGACACCTCGCCGTCGTCGGCGCGTTCGATGGTGACCTCGATCGTCCGTGTCTCGCGGACATCGGACAGCGAATAGGTGCGGGCGGTCGAATAGCCGTCCTCGGCGGTCAGGCGGATGTCGATGTGCTGGCCGGGCAGTCCTTGAAACGGCTCGGCAAGGCCGAGACGTAGCGAACGCGCACTGGTGCTGTGACGGATCTGCGAGAGGACCGTCGTCACCTGCCATTCGTTCATGAGTAGCGCTGCTCTGTCCAGGGGTCGCCGTGCATGTGGTAGCCGCGGCTCTCCCAGAACCCCGGGGTGTCGCCCGGCATGAATCGCAGTCGGCGCACCCATTTGGCGCTCTTCCAGAAATACAGATGGGGCACCAGCAACCGTGCCGGACCGCCGTGTTCGGCCGGGAGTGGCTCGCCGTCGTAGGAATCGGCGATCCAGCCCCGGCCCGACACGAGGTCGGCCACCGCCAGGTTGGTCGTGTACCCGCCGTGGCAGTGGGCCATCACATGGCTGTCGCCGGGCCAGGGGAGGTTGCTCATGATGGTGTCGAAAGAGACGCCACGCCACCGTGTCTCGAACTTCGACCAGCGGGTCACGCAATGGATGTCGGTGACTATCTCCTCGTGTGGGAGGTCCTGGAATCGAGCCCAGTCCCAGGTGTGCGCCCGGTGATCCGACGACTGCATGGTCAACGACCAGTCGTCGAGCGCGATGGCCGGTGTCGGCTCGGCGGACAGCACCGGGAAATCGAAGGTCCGGTACTGGCCCGGCGGCAGGCGGGTGGCGTCGCGATCACGACGGCCCACGAATCCCCGGTTCACGATCGCCATGCCGAGATCCTACGCGCCGGATCGGATCTCGCAGCGCGAACGAAACCGTCTCAGAGTTCGAGGCCGAGCAGCGCGTTCTCCAGGACCTCGGGCATGGCCGGGTGAATCCAGTACTGCCCACGCGCCATGTCGGATGCGTTGAGGCCGAACGACATCGCCTGGATGACCGGCTGGATCACGGTGGGCGCCTGCGGGCCCATGATGTGGCAGCCCAGCAAGCGGCCGGTGCCGCGTTCTGCGATCAGCTTGCAGAACCCCGTCGAGTCCTCCATCGCCCAGCCGTACGCGACGTCGCCGTAGGCCTGCACCTTCACGGTGACGTCGAGCCCGAGGTCGCGCGCTCGGGTCTCGGTGAGGCCAACCGACGCGATCTGCGGATGCGTGAACACCGCCGCGGGAACGAAACGATGATCGAAGGCGACCAGATCGTCGGCATCCCAGCCCTTCAGCAAGTTCGCCTGGACCACCCGCTCCTCGTGGTTGGCGACGTGTTTGAGCTGATAGGGGGAACTCACGTCGCCGAGCGCCCACACACCGGCGGCATCGGTACGCCCATGCCGATCGCAGACGACGCGGCCGTGTTCGTCGAGGGCGACGCCGATCGATCCCAGGTTGAGACGGTCACCGTTCGGTTTGCGACCGGTGGCCACGAGCAAGGCGTCACCGTCGACGTGGGTGCCGTCCTCGAAGCTGACCCGCACCCCGCCGTCGGGCAGGTCGATGGCGCCGGCCACGTCGGTGTCGAGGTGGACGTCCCATTTCTCGGCGGCGATCTCGGTGAACCGCGCGGCGATCTCGGCGTCGAGATGCCGGAGCAATGCGGGGCCGCGCGCGATGATCGAGACCTCGGTGCCGAGCGCGCCGAAGACGTGGGCGAATTCGGCTGCCACATAGCCACTTCCGATGATGACCAGTCGCTCGGGAAGCCGCTCGAGGCGCATCACGTCGTCGCTGGTGTGGTAGCGCACATCGCATTCGGCGATGATCGGCGGCACGGTCGCACGTGAGCCCGCGGCGATGACCACCTCGGTGGCCAGGACGACGGCGCCGGGGGTGACGAGCCGATATCGGCCGTCGTCGTCGCGGCCGTCGAACTCGACGTGCGCGGAGTGCACGGTGATGTTCGCGCACCGGTCGACGCGGTACTCCTTGCCACCGGCCGAGATCGGGTCGATGCGGCCGAAGATCCGGTCGACGATCGCAGGCCAGTCCACGGATTCGACACGCGCGTGCACGCCGTACCGGTCGGAATGGCGGGCCATCTCGGCCACCTCGGCGGCGTAGACGAACATCTTGGTGGGGATGCAGCCGACGTTGAGGCAGGTGCCGCCGTAGACACCTTCCTCGAAGATCGCGATGGTCCGGTCGTCGAAGCGCTCGTCGGGGATGGAGTTGCCGCTGCCGGAACCGATGATGGCGAGGTCGACGATCTGTGTCTCGGTCATGCGCCGCCCACCAGCGATCGGGTGTCGGCTCCGTCGGTGGGCACCGAGAGGGTGGCGCGCATCCACTTCTCGACTTCGCGGTAGGCCTGGCCGCGGGCGTTCTCGACCGAGAGGAACACGTCATGACGCGCGTCGGCAACGGGCGTCACCGACACGCGGTCGCCCAGATAGCCGCTCCAGCGGGCCATATGCCGGACGTCGAGGACGACGTCGGCGTTGTTCACGCCCGCCCCGTGACCGCGATCGAACAGCGTCTTGTCCGATCGCAACACCAACGACGGGACACCGACGTCGATGCCGCGGTGCAGTCGTGCCTGACCTCTGCGGACCGCGGTGAGGAACCCGAAGGTGACCGGGAATCCGCCCATCGGCTTCAGCGAAAGGTCGAACGTCCATTCGCCGCCGGTGGTCTCGTGGATGCTTCGGCCGTAGCCGTCGGACAGCTCCTGGGGGATCACTGTTCTCGGTCGCGCCGCCGCGACACCGCGCAGGACGAGCGAGACCGGGAGCGATCGCAGGACCGGGCTGCCCTGGAGGTCGAACCAGGGGCTGTTGAGGAGCAGCCCGCTCACGTGGGCGTGGCGGCCGGGTGCCTCGGTGCGGAGCCGGTCCAGCCAGAGCGGCGTGATGAGGCCTCCGGTGGAATGCGCGGCGACGATCACGCGGGCCGAGCCACCGTCGGCCGCCGTCTCGTCGACGATCACGTCGAGTGCCCGGCCGAGTTCCTCGTCGTACTGGCGCAGGTCGGTGGTGAAGTGCGCGGTGTGATGCGGCTTCAGGGAACGCCCGCACTTGCGCAGATCGAGGGCGTAGAAGGCGTAACCCCGCTCATGGAAGAAGTCGGCGAGGGGCTCGTGGAAGAAGTAGTCGGTGAAGCCGTGCACGTACAGGACGGCTCCGTTGGGGAAGCTCGTGTCGGCGTCGCCTGCCTTGCGGACCAGGGTGGCGGTGATCGGGTCCTCGCCGTCGGGATCGGGCCCCAGCGGCAGGGTGAGGATCTCGTAGCGGTCGAGCAGGCGATCGGGTTGCCAGTTCGCGGTGGGCGGTCCATCCTGGCGGTCGGCCCCGTGGGTTGCGGTCACGGCATCCACTGTAGAGAAACCCCCGGATGCGAATACCGGCGCCAAGTGTCGCCCAGCCCACATTTTGGCCCAGGCGATTCCGTCGTTCGGCGGATGATGGGGAACAATGGCCGTTGACAGGGACGACAACAGCGGCGAGAGCCGTCGGCCTCGATCGTCCAACCTGTGCGAAGGAGAGCTCCTCGTGTCTCAATCGGTGATCAAGACGGACGTCGCGCTGGTCGGTGCCGGAATCATGAGCGCCACACTCGGCGCCTTGCTGCGGCGGCTGCAGCCCGACTGGTCGATCAGCCTGTTCGAACGGCTCGACGCCGCGGGTGCCGAGAGCAGCGATCCGTGGAACAACGCGGGCACCGGCCACTCGGCCCTCTGCGAACTGAACTACACGCCGAAGACCGCCGACGGTGACGTGAACATCGACAAGGCGCTCAACATCAACGAGCAGTTCCAGGTCTCGCGGCAGTTCTGGGCGAACTCGGTGGACAACGGCATCCTGGGCGACCCGAGTGAGTTCATCAACCCGATCCCGCACGTCAGCTTCACGCACGGTCCCGCAGGCGTCGACTACCTCCGCAAGCGCTACGACCGCCTGGCCGGGCAGGTGCTCTTCGAGGGCATGGAGTTCATCGACGACCCGACCGAGTTCAGCGCGCGGCTCCCGCTGATGTCGGCCGGTCGCGACTTCTCCGACCCGGTCGCGCTGAACTGGTTCACCGACGGCACCGATGTCGACTTCGGCGCCCTCACCCAACAGCTGCTCAACTTCGTCGGTCGCACCGGCGCCGACATCTACTACGGGCACGACGTCACCAACCTGTCCAAGCAGTCCGACGGCAGCTGGGTCATCAAGGTCCGCAACCTGCGGACCAAGGAGAAGCGGACCGTCCACGCCAAGTTCGTCTTCGTCGGGGCCGGTGGCGGCGCACTCCACCTCCTGCAGAAGTCGGGCATCAAGGAGGCGAAGGGGTTCGGCGGATTCCCGGTCTCGGGCGAGTTCTTCCGCTGCACGAACCCCGACCTGATCTCCGAACATCAGGCCAAGGTCTACGGGCAGGCCGCCGTCGGCGCGCCGCCGATGTCGGTGCCGCATCTCGACACCCGCGTCATCAATCACCAGCCGGGACTGCTGTTCGGTCCGTACGCGGGCTGGTCGCCGAAATTCCTCAAGAACGGCAAGCTCACCGACCTGCCGTACTCGGTCAAGGCGAACAATCTGTTGCCCATGCTGTCCATCGCTCCGCAGGAGTTCGGGCTGCTCAAGTACCTGATCAGCGAACTCGCGGCGAACCGCGCGGATCGCGTCAACACGTTGAGCGAGTTCGTCCCGCGCGCCGACGGCGGTGACTGGGAGATCATCACGGCAGGCCAGCGAGTCCAGGTGATCCGCAAGACCGGCGTCGGCGGCACACTCGAGTTCGGGACCGCGGTGGTCACGGCCGGAGACGGCACGATCGCCGGCCTGCTCGGCGCCTCACCGGGCGCCTCGACGGCGGTGCCCGCGATGCTCCAGGTCCTCGAGAAGTGCTTCCCGAACGAGTACGCGGGATGGGGGCCGGCGCTCACCGAGATGATCCCGTCGTTCGGACAGAAGCTCTCGGACAATCGCGACCTCTTCCGTCAGGTCTGGGACTGGACCACGGCCAGCCTGCAACTCAAGCGCGGCGCCGTGGACACCCGCGTCGAGGCGGATCGCACACCTGCCGCGGCGTTGTGACATCGATGCCGCCGACGTCAGCGCCGTCCGATCGACACGGGCGCGGCTGGTGCGACCGAACACCGATGTGATAGTCACGACACCATGACTCCGGTAGGGCAACTGCGCCAGAGCCCGGCCGCAGACCTCGATGCGGCGACGCTCTATCAGATCCTGCGGTTGCGGGTGGACGTCTTCGTCGTCGAACAGGCCTGCCCGTACCCGGAACTCGACGGCCGTGACCTCGAGCCGAACACACGTCAGTTCTGGATCTCCGACACCGAAGGATGCGTGATCGCCACCTTGCGGCTCCTGACCGAACCGCCGTCGGCCGACGGCAGGCCCCTGTTCCGTATCGGCCGGGTGTGCACAGAGCGCTCGCATCGTGGTGAGGGTCTGACCGCACGTCTGTTGTCGGCCGCGCTCGCCGAGGTCGGCGACGATCCGTGTCGGATCGAGGCGCAGGCCTACCTGGTCGAGATGTATGCGAAATTCGGTTTCGTGCCCGAGGGTGACGAGTACCTCGAGGACGGGATTCCGCACGTCTCGATGGTCCGGGACCGCGGTGTGGCAACCGATCGCGTCGGTGCCTCTCCGGACACCGTCCGATGAGTGGTCGCCACCGTTCGTCGGGGGAACCGACCCTGACCCGTTACCCGTTCAGCGCTGTCGTCGGGCAGGAGCGGCTGAAACTCGCGTTGATCCTGTCCGCCATCTCGCCCGGGATCGGGGGAGTCCTGATCCGTGGTGAGAAGGGAACGGCCAAGTCGACGATCGTCCGGGGACTCGGCCCGCTTCTCGCCGGTGACCCCACCCGGACCGACGACGCCCGAGGTCGCGTCGTCGAACTCCCGATCGGCGCCACCGAGGACCGCGTCATCGGCTCCCTCGACCTGACCGCGGTACTCAGTGAGGGCCGTGCGGAGTTCACCCCCGGTCTGCTGGCACGGGCCGACGGCGGCGTGCTCTACATCGACGAGGTCAACCTCCTCGCCGATCACCTCGTCGACGTTCTCCTCGACGCCGCCGCCAGCGGCCGGGTCGCCATCGAACGAGATGGTGTGTCGCACACCCAATCCGCCGATTTCGTGTTGGTGGGGACGATGAACCCGGAAGAAGGGGAGCTCCGGCCGCAGCTGCTCGACCGCTTCGGCCTCGCGGTGGACGTGGCCGCCGGTCGCGACATCTCGGAGCGGGTGGAGATCGTCTCGCGCCGAATGGAATTCGATGCCGACCCGGACGGTTTCGCGGCGCGCCATCAGGACTCGGAGCGGGAACTGACGCGACGGATCGGCACCGCCCGCGAGCTGATGTCGTCGGTCACCATCCCGCCCGAGGAATTGCGCCGGATCGCCGGGATCTGCGCACACCTCGACGTCGACGGGTTGCGCGGAGACATCGTGGTCGCGCGGACGGCGGCCGCGCACGCCGCATGGCGCGAGGCCCTCGAGGTCACCGAGGACGATGTCCGGGTGGCCGTCGAGTTGGCGTTGCCACATCGCAGGCGCCGGAATCCGTTCGACGAATCCGGTTTGACCACCGAACAACTCGACGATGCGATGGATGCAGGCGACCAGGCCGCTGGATCGGGGGAGCCCGACGACGATCCCGATCCCACGGATCCGGGACCGGGCGGAAGCGACGGCCCCGGTGAGGATGCCTCTCCCGGTACGGATGAATCCGCCGGGACGACAGCAGATCCGGGAGCAGATCCGGGAGCAGACACCGGTGGCGATACCGATGCCGACGAGAAGACACCGGCCCCGGGAGCGCGATTCGGGACACCGCCGCCTCGCGCGAGCGCGCCCACCGTGCGGAGACTGCGGGTGGGCGGTGTCGGTGACGGCGATCCCGGACGCCGATCGCGCGCGCGGTCCCGTAGGGGACACACCACGCATGCGACCGCATTCGAGCACGGCCGGCCGGTCCATCTGTTCGGCACCATCCTGAATGCGGCCGAGCGCCACCACGGTTCGTCGGGTTCCACGGGGTCGGGGAACTCCTCGCCGATGCGGGTCGCCGCCGACGATCTGCGCGCCGCCCAGCGCATCGGTCAGGAGGGCAACCTCGTCGTCTTCCTCGTCGACCTGTCGGGTTCGATGACCGCGCGACGTCGGCTCACCACCGTGAGCAGCGTGTGCGTCGATCTGCTGCGCGATTCCTACACCCGGCGCGACCGGGTGGCGGTTGTCGTCGCGCGGGGGGCGTCGGCATCGGTGGCCGTGCCGCCGACCAAGTCCGTCGACATCGCTGTGCGCCGGCTGGCCGACCTCCGCACCGGCGGGCGCACCCCGCTGGCGGAGGGGATCACCACCGCGGCCGAGCTCATCGAGCGGGCCGGACGCCGGGAGCCGCAGCGACGTCCGTTGCTGGTCGTCCTCACCGACGGGCGCGCGACCGCGGGCCCGGATGCCGCCGGCCGTGCACGGTCGGCCGCCGCCGCGATCGGGCGCCGCGACATCGATGCGGTGGTCGTGGACTGCGAGCAGGGCATGATCCG contains:
- a CDS encoding alpha/beta fold hydrolase, which codes for MDTQQRAVRVGEYTFDVRIGGPEDGKWVLLLHGFPVNSSCFDAVVPRLHESGLRTIVFDQRGYSPGARPDGTDAYHLSNLVDDALGVLDELGVQYAMVVGHDWGGIVAWHLAARHLDRFTSLVAASTGHPSAMRDALSSSDQREKSSYIKDFIADDAEEKLLARNGVLLRRAGVTADELKPLMEPGALTGPLNWYRANFTGNIADTLACPAVEIPTTMVWGDGDTALGREQAELSGRYAYSDYRFCELPGVDHWIPQHAAAALASEIALRSAMF
- a CDS encoding alpha/beta hydrolase — encoded protein: MTATHGADRQDGPPTANWQPDRLLDRYEILTLPLGPDPDGEDPITATLVRKAGDADTSFPNGAVLYVHGFTDYFFHEPLADFFHERGYAFYALDLRKCGRSLKPHHTAHFTTDLRQYDEELGRALDVIVDETAADGGSARVIVAAHSTGGLITPLWLDRLRTEAPGRHAHVSGLLLNSPWFDLQGSPVLRSLPVSLVLRGVAAARPRTVIPQELSDGYGRSIHETTGGEWTFDLSLKPMGGFPVTFGFLTAVRRGQARLHRGIDVGVPSLVLRSDKTLFDRGHGAGVNNADVVLDVRHMARWSGYLGDRVSVTPVADARHDVFLSVENARGQAYREVEKWMRATLSVPTDGADTRSLVGGA
- a CDS encoding VWA domain-containing protein: MSGRHRSSGEPTLTRYPFSAVVGQERLKLALILSAISPGIGGVLIRGEKGTAKSTIVRGLGPLLAGDPTRTDDARGRVVELPIGATEDRVIGSLDLTAVLSEGRAEFTPGLLARADGGVLYIDEVNLLADHLVDVLLDAAASGRVAIERDGVSHTQSADFVLVGTMNPEEGELRPQLLDRFGLAVDVAAGRDISERVEIVSRRMEFDADPDGFAARHQDSERELTRRIGTARELMSSVTIPPEELRRIAGICAHLDVDGLRGDIVVARTAAAHAAWREALEVTEDDVRVAVELALPHRRRRNPFDESGLTTEQLDDAMDAGDQAAGSGEPDDDPDPTDPGPGGSDGPGEDASPGTDESAGTTADPGADPGADTGGDTDADEKTPAPGARFGTPPPRASAPTVRRLRVGGVGDGDPGRRSRARSRRGHTTHATAFEHGRPVHLFGTILNAAERHHGSSGSTGSGNSSPMRVAADDLRAAQRIGQEGNLVVFLVDLSGSMTARRRLTTVSSVCVDLLRDSYTRRDRVAVVVARGASASVAVPPTKSVDIAVRRLADLRTGGRTPLAEGITTAAELIERAGRREPQRRPLLVVLTDGRATAGPDAAGRARSAAAAIGRRDIDAVVVDCEQGMIRLGLANDLAAAMGARCLPMDELTAGVLARPGRAA
- a CDS encoding FAD-binding oxidoreductase, whose protein sequence is MNEWQVTTVLSQIRHSTSARSLRLGLAEPFQGLPGQHIDIRLTAEDGYSTARTYSLSDVRETRTIEVTIERADDGEVSPYLVDVVEVGEPLEVTRAHGGWFTWDDQDPHPVQLIAGGSGLAPLMAMIRSREVTAPMVPFGLVYSLRSPDRLLFADELRQLMHRGRMPVHLAYTREAPADDPRPVGRLGGGELAEITMSPDHDPTVFICGPNGFVEQCAAAMVAAGHEPGRVRTERFG
- a CDS encoding GNAT family N-acetyltransferase, with the translated sequence MTPVGQLRQSPAADLDAATLYQILRLRVDVFVVEQACPYPELDGRDLEPNTRQFWISDTEGCVIATLRLLTEPPSADGRPLFRIGRVCTERSHRGEGLTARLLSAALAEVGDDPCRIEAQAYLVEMYAKFGFVPEGDEYLEDGIPHVSMVRDRGVATDRVGASPDTVR
- a CDS encoding mycothione reductase encodes the protein MTETQIVDLAIIGSGSGNSIPDERFDDRTIAIFEEGVYGGTCLNVGCIPTKMFVYAAEVAEMARHSDRYGVHARVESVDWPAIVDRIFGRIDPISAGGKEYRVDRCANITVHSAHVEFDGRDDDGRYRLVTPGAVVLATEVVIAAGSRATVPPIIAECDVRYHTSDDVMRLERLPERLVIIGSGYVAAEFAHVFGALGTEVSIIARGPALLRHLDAEIAARFTEIAAEKWDVHLDTDVAGAIDLPDGGVRVSFEDGTHVDGDALLVATGRKPNGDRLNLGSIGVALDEHGRVVCDRHGRTDAAGVWALGDVSSPYQLKHVANHEERVVQANLLKGWDADDLVAFDHRFVPAAVFTHPQIASVGLTETRARDLGLDVTVKVQAYGDVAYGWAMEDSTGFCKLIAERGTGRLLGCHIMGPQAPTVIQPVIQAMSFGLNASDMARGQYWIHPAMPEVLENALLGLEL
- a CDS encoding molybdopterin-dependent oxidoreductase, which codes for MAIVNRGFVGRRDRDATRLPPGQYRTFDFPVLSAEPTPAIALDDWSLTMQSSDHRAHTWDWARFQDLPHEEIVTDIHCVTRWSKFETRWRGVSFDTIMSNLPWPGDSHVMAHCHGGYTTNLAVADLVSGRGWIADSYDGEPLPAEHGGPARLLVPHLYFWKSAKWVRRLRFMPGDTPGFWESRGYHMHGDPWTEQRYS
- the mqo gene encoding malate dehydrogenase (quinone); this encodes MSQSVIKTDVALVGAGIMSATLGALLRRLQPDWSISLFERLDAAGAESSDPWNNAGTGHSALCELNYTPKTADGDVNIDKALNINEQFQVSRQFWANSVDNGILGDPSEFINPIPHVSFTHGPAGVDYLRKRYDRLAGQVLFEGMEFIDDPTEFSARLPLMSAGRDFSDPVALNWFTDGTDVDFGALTQQLLNFVGRTGADIYYGHDVTNLSKQSDGSWVIKVRNLRTKEKRTVHAKFVFVGAGGGALHLLQKSGIKEAKGFGGFPVSGEFFRCTNPDLISEHQAKVYGQAAVGAPPMSVPHLDTRVINHQPGLLFGPYAGWSPKFLKNGKLTDLPYSVKANNLLPMLSIAPQEFGLLKYLISELAANRADRVNTLSEFVPRADGGDWEIITAGQRVQVIRKTGVGGTLEFGTAVVTAGDGTIAGLLGASPGASTAVPAMLQVLEKCFPNEYAGWGPALTEMIPSFGQKLSDNRDLFRQVWDWTTASLQLKRGAVDTRVEADRTPAAAL